The following coding sequences are from one Vicugna pacos chromosome 11, VicPac4, whole genome shotgun sequence window:
- the PPP1R3C gene encoding protein phosphatase 1 regulatory subunit 3C produces MSCTRMIQVLDPRPLTSSVMPVDVAMRLCLAHSPPLKSFLGPYDDFQRRNFMNKLKPLKPCLNIKQEAKSQTDWKPSRNQGKKRVVFADSKGLSLTAIHVFSDLPEEPGWDLQFDLLDLNDISSGLKLHEEKNLILDFPQPSADYLNFRNRFQKNFVCLENCSLQERTVTGTVKVKNVSFEKKVQIRITFDSWQSYTDVDGVYMNNVYGGSESDTFSFAIDLPSAIPTKEKIEFCIAYHANGQVFWDNNEGQNYRIVHAQWKPDGVQTQDCAFHQEPLKTELESTVFGSPRLASGLFPGWQSWGRMENLASYR; encoded by the exons ATGAGCTGCACCAG AATGATCCAAGTTTTAGATCCACGGCCTTTGACAAGTTCCGTCATGCCCGTGGATGTGGCCATGAGGCTGTGCTTGGCTCATTCGCCACCTCTGAAGAGTTTCCTGGGCCCTTATGATGACTTCCAACGAAGAAATTTCATGAACAAATTAAAGCCTCTGAAGCCGTGTCTCAACATCAAACAGGAGGCCAAATCACAGACCGACTGGAAGCCTTCACGCAACCAGGGCAAGAAGCGGGTGGTGTTCGCGGACTCCAAGGGCCTGTCCCTCACCGCCATCCACGTCTTCTCCGACCTCCCAGAAGAGCCAGGCTGGGATCTCCAGTTTGACCTCCTGGACCTGAACGATATCTCCTCGGGCTTAAAGCTCCACGAGGAGAAAAATTTGATTTTAGATTTCCCTCAGCCTTCAGCCGATTACCTAAATTTTCGGAACCGCTTCCAGAAGAACTTTGTCTGCCTGGAGAACTGCTCTTTGCAGGAGCGAACGGTGACTGGGACTGTGAAAGTGAAAAACGTGAGCTTTGAGAAGAAGGTTCAGATCCGGATCACGTTCGACTCCTGGCAGAGCTACACGGACGTGGACGGCGTCTACATGAACAACGTGTACGGTGGCTCAGAGAGTGACACCTTCTCGTTTGCCATCGACTTGCCCTCCGCCATCCCAACCAAGGAGAAAATCGAGTTCTGCATCGCGTACCATGCCAACGGGCAGGTCTTCTGGGACAACAACGAGGGTCAGAATTACAGGATTGTCCATGCGCAGTGGAAACCCGATGGGGTGCAGACCCAGGATTGTGCATTCCACCAGGAGCCCCTCAAGACCGAGTTGGAGTCCACTGTCTTTGGCAGCCCGAGGCTGGCCAGCGGGCTCTTCCCGGGatggcagagctgggggaggatggagaaCTTGGCCTCTTATCGATGA